A single genomic interval of Deltaproteobacteria bacterium harbors:
- a CDS encoding phosphoribosylformylglycinamidine synthase, with product MAHRIEIALKKHLRDALGEKIGRRIETDLGLLVDRVRTVNVYTIDAVLSGEELEAIACGAYLDPISQEYAIDESLASGFDWLVEVGFKPGVTDNVGKTATEAAELRLGRPFGPGERVYTSVQYVIWGTLSRDQVERIASGLLGNNLIQRFEIIDGDTWRRGRRPRPVVPRVEGTGGSRVERIDLHGGDRDLMEISRTRLLALNLEEMKAIRAYLDDPRVRQERMAYGLDGRITDVELEAVAQTWSEHCKHKIFNAVIDYVGPHGESAIIDGLFNTFVRGATERVREELG from the coding sequence ATGGCTCATCGGATCGAAATCGCATTGAAAAAGCACCTGAGAGACGCCCTGGGTGAGAAGATCGGGCGGAGGATCGAGACAGATCTGGGACTCCTTGTCGATCGTGTCAGGACCGTAAACGTCTATACGATAGACGCCGTTCTCTCCGGGGAGGAGCTCGAGGCCATCGCTTGCGGGGCCTATCTCGATCCGATCAGTCAGGAATACGCGATAGATGAGTCTCTGGCCTCCGGCTTCGATTGGCTCGTGGAGGTGGGTTTCAAGCCCGGTGTGACGGACAATGTGGGCAAGACGGCTACGGAGGCCGCAGAGCTGCGCCTCGGCAGGCCGTTCGGGCCGGGGGAGAGAGTCTACACGTCGGTTCAGTACGTCATCTGGGGCACCCTTTCCCGTGACCAGGTGGAACGAATCGCATCGGGGCTTCTCGGCAACAACCTGATTCAGCGGTTCGAGATCATCGACGGAGATACATGGCGCCGGGGGCGGCGTCCCCGGCCCGTGGTGCCCAGGGTCGAGGGGACCGGAGGATCCCGGGTCGAGAGAATCGATCTCCATGGGGGTGACAGAGACCTTATGGAGATAAGCCGCACCAGACTGCTTGCCTTGAATCTCGAGGAGATGAAGGCCATCAGGGCGTACCTGGACGACCCCCGGGTCAGACAGGAGCGGATGGCTTACGGGCTGGACGGACGAATCACCGACGTCGAGCTCGAGGCGGTGGCCCAGACCTGGTCGGAACACTGCAAACACAAGATATTCAATGCGGTCATCGACTATGTGGGCCCTCACGGAGAATCGGCTATCATCGACGGCCTGTTCAACACTTTTGTCCGGGGGGCTACAGAACGGGTCAGAGAGGAACTCGG
- a CDS encoding FAD-binding oxidoreductase — MAFNRVTPEDLEFLKSLVGPERLSVGTSVLDLHSRDESYHRGYRPDAVVWPKETEEVAAIVKLANEKLFPVTPWGAGTSLEGNPLPTQGGLVLDFGQMDQVLEVRPGDFQVDVQAGVKYKDMNRILARHGLFFPPDPGANATIGGMVANNSSGIRTVKYGSTRDNVLRLTVVLATGEVFRAGSCSHKTSSGYDLVRLMVGSEGTLGIVTEITLRLAGIPEKFSAAIVTFGSVQDAADSVYEIMGSGLIPAALELLDSETIGAINRDGKVSLAEKPTLFIEFTGSSDIGLEEDLKLAQQICEDHGALCFQSGVGREERNRLWEARHDAFESLKRSNPGLDILIMDTAVPLSKYPGMLEYARRVVESYGLKAYGFGHAGDGNLHLNIVGDMGNGEFVERMNRANEEIVSHAISLGGTATGEHGIGIGKRRFMAQEHGEGVEVMRKIKNLLDPNGILNPGKILP; from the coding sequence ATGGCGTTTAACCGTGTCACACCCGAGGATCTGGAATTCCTGAAATCCCTTGTGGGGCCAGAACGCCTCTCGGTTGGAACCTCGGTGCTAGATCTCCACAGCCGGGACGAGTCGTATCATCGAGGGTATAGGCCGGATGCAGTGGTGTGGCCCAAAGAGACCGAGGAGGTGGCTGCCATTGTGAAGCTGGCCAATGAGAAGCTGTTTCCAGTGACGCCGTGGGGAGCCGGGACGAGCCTGGAGGGGAACCCCCTCCCCACCCAAGGGGGCCTGGTCCTTGACTTCGGACAGATGGACCAGGTCCTGGAAGTACGCCCCGGGGATTTCCAGGTGGATGTGCAGGCGGGCGTGAAGTACAAAGACATGAATCGAATTCTTGCCCGGCACGGTCTGTTTTTCCCGCCCGATCCCGGAGCCAACGCGACCATCGGAGGGATGGTGGCGAACAATTCCAGCGGCATCCGTACAGTCAAATACGGGTCGACAAGAGACAATGTCCTCAGGCTGACGGTAGTTCTGGCCACAGGCGAGGTCTTCCGTGCGGGCTCTTGTTCCCACAAGACATCTTCAGGGTACGACCTGGTCAGACTGATGGTCGGCTCCGAAGGGACGCTGGGCATCGTGACGGAGATCACTCTGAGGCTCGCCGGTATCCCGGAGAAGTTCAGCGCCGCTATTGTCACCTTCGGCTCTGTCCAGGATGCTGCCGATTCGGTCTACGAGATCATGGGTTCCGGTCTCATCCCCGCAGCCCTCGAGTTGCTCGACTCGGAAACGATCGGGGCCATAAACAGGGACGGGAAGGTCAGCCTGGCCGAGAAGCCGACTCTCTTTATCGAGTTCACCGGGTCCAGCGATATCGGTCTGGAAGAAGACCTGAAGTTGGCACAGCAGATCTGCGAAGACCACGGGGCCCTCTGCTTCCAGTCCGGGGTGGGCCGGGAGGAACGGAACAGACTCTGGGAGGCCCGACACGATGCCTTTGAATCTTTGAAGCGGTCCAATCCAGGCCTCGACATCCTCATCATGGATACGGCCGTCCCCCTGTCAAAATATCCGGGTATGCTGGAGTATGCAAGAAGGGTTGTGGAGTCGTACGGCCTGAAAGCGTACGGCTTTGGTCATGCCGGAGACGGGAACCTCCATCTGAACATCGTGGGTGACATGGGGAACGGAGAGTTCGTCGAACGGATGAACCGGGCCAATGAAGAGATAGTCTCACATGCGATTTCTCTCGGGGGGACGGCCACGGGTGAGCATGGTATCGGAATCGGTAAGAGAAGATTCATGGCCCAGGAGCACGGCGAGGGGGTGGAGGTGATGAGGAAGATCAAGAATCTCCTGGATCCCAACGGCATCTTGAATCCCGGCAAGATTCTGCCCTGA
- a CDS encoding CBS domain-containing protein gives MRIKDVMTENPITVDVDTLVIDAQKLMKEKRIRRLCVTRKGKLVGIVTYHDLLRSSPSPATSLSVWEINYLWGKMKVSDVMTKDPLTVTPETTFEDALLLGQEKKIGSFPVMENGRLVGITTESDIIRLVARVLGLREEGSRITIHGLQMKLGTFSKIISVVDRHRVPILSMMSLTRPEQRDVMIVLRLKTKNPRQIQADLEEMGLSVDVS, from the coding sequence ATGAGAATCAAGGACGTCATGACGGAAAACCCGATTACAGTGGACGTCGATACCCTGGTGATCGACGCGCAAAAACTGATGAAGGAAAAGAGGATCAGGAGGCTTTGTGTCACAAGAAAGGGAAAGCTAGTGGGGATTGTAACCTACCATGACCTGCTCAGGTCTTCCCCCTCCCCTGCCACAAGCCTGAGTGTATGGGAGATTAACTACCTCTGGGGTAAGATGAAGGTCAGCGATGTGATGACAAAAGACCCTCTAACAGTCACCCCGGAAACGACCTTTGAGGACGCCCTCCTGCTCGGACAGGAAAAAAAGATAGGATCCTTTCCGGTAATGGAAAACGGCAGGCTGGTGGGAATTACCACGGAGTCTGATATTATCAGACTCGTTGCCAGGGTTCTGGGGTTGAGGGAGGAAGGTTCAAGGATCACGATTCACGGACTCCAGATGAAACTCGGAACCTTTTCCAAGATCATCTCCGTGGTGGATCGCCATCGGGTACCCATCCTGAGCATGATGTCCCTTACAAGGCCGGAGCAGAGGGACGTGATGATCGTCCTCAGGCTGAAGACAAAGAATCCAAGGCAAATCCAGGCGGATCTGGAAGAGATGGGCCTTTCCGTGGACGTCTCATAG
- the radC gene encoding DNA repair protein RadC produces the protein MNGDWRKIPEWPKEERPREKLMRFGPEKLSDAELLAILLRIGNREESAIDLGRRLIRETGGLVGIDGKAASELCRVKGVGPAKTAQLKAAFEIGKRLQSSRGSTKRRIASSRDVYRIVGPHLRHRKREVFKVIFLTRRNRIIREETLFEGSLTGSLVNPREIVKTALAHSAAGVIFVHNHPSGDPCPSPEDRKVTDRLVQACGLVNIEVVDHVIIGDRGYYSFAEEKEL, from the coding sequence ATGAACGGGGATTGGCGGAAGATTCCTGAGTGGCCGAAGGAGGAAAGACCTCGGGAAAAGCTGATGCGGTTCGGCCCTGAGAAACTCTCGGACGCGGAGCTCCTGGCCATCCTTCTTCGCATTGGAAACAGAGAGGAGTCGGCCATTGATCTCGGCCGCCGCCTGATCAGGGAGACCGGGGGGCTGGTGGGAATCGACGGCAAGGCGGCTTCGGAACTCTGCCGTGTCAAGGGTGTGGGACCTGCCAAGACGGCTCAGCTCAAGGCGGCCTTTGAGATAGGAAAACGCCTCCAGTCGAGCCGGGGGTCAACAAAGAGGAGAATTGCTTCCAGCCGGGATGTTTACAGGATCGTTGGTCCCCATCTCCGTCACCGAAAGCGGGAGGTCTTCAAGGTCATTTTTCTGACCCGGCGCAATAGGATAATCAGGGAAGAGACCCTCTTCGAAGGGAGCCTGACAGGGAGTCTGGTAAATCCCAGGGAGATCGTGAAGACCGCCCTGGCCCACTCGGCGGCCGGCGTGATATTCGTACACAACCACCCCAGCGGTGATCCCTGCCCGAGCCCGGAGGACAGGAAGGTGACCGATCGGCTTGTCCAGGCTTGCGGCCTCGTCAACATAGAGGTTGTGGATCACGTGATCATCGGGGACCGGGGCTATTACAGTTTTGCCGAGGAGAAAGAGCTCTAA
- the tatC gene encoding twin-arginine translocase subunit TatC, with the protein MPITAHLEELRRRLIICAVAVGIGFAGCYYFAPKMFAVLMAPLVRALPPESTLIFTGVTEAFFTYLKVAILAGFFVSSPLVLYEIWAFVSPGLYTKEKRYVIPFVIFSTIFFVGGALFGYFVVFPYGFKFLLGFASEQIRPYPRIREYFSLASKMLLAFGAVFELPLFVFFLAKMGIVNSRMLVRQFKYALLIIFSISAILTPPDVATQLMMAGPLLCLYGVSIVVARVFGKEAKKEKEDDSEESETGGD; encoded by the coding sequence ATGCCCATTACGGCCCATCTGGAGGAACTGCGGAGGCGCCTGATAATCTGTGCCGTGGCCGTGGGGATCGGGTTTGCCGGTTGCTACTACTTCGCCCCCAAGATGTTCGCAGTCCTGATGGCCCCCCTTGTGAGGGCCCTCCCCCCTGAAAGTACCCTCATTTTCACCGGAGTCACGGAAGCCTTCTTTACCTATCTCAAGGTTGCCATCCTGGCCGGTTTTTTTGTTTCTTCGCCCCTGGTTCTGTACGAGATCTGGGCGTTTGTCTCTCCCGGGCTCTATACCAAGGAGAAGCGCTACGTCATTCCTTTTGTCATATTCTCGACCATCTTTTTTGTTGGTGGGGCTCTGTTCGGCTACTTTGTTGTCTTTCCTTACGGATTCAAGTTCCTTCTCGGTTTTGCCAGCGAGCAGATCCGACCCTATCCGAGAATCAGGGAGTACTTCTCCCTGGCCTCCAAGATGCTTCTGGCCTTCGGCGCGGTTTTCGAACTTCCCCTGTTCGTTTTCTTTCTGGCCAAGATGGGGATCGTAAACTCCAGAATGCTGGTGAGGCAGTTCAAGTACGCCCTTCTTATCATCTTCTCCATTTCAGCAATCCTGACCCCTCCAGATGTGGCAACGCAGTTGATGATGGCTGGCCCCCTGCTGTGTCTCTACGGTGTCAGCATCGTCGTCGCCCGGGTTTTTGGGAAAGAGGCGAAGAAGGAGAAAGAGGACGATTCTGAGGAGTCGGAAACCGGCGGGGATTAG